Proteins encoded by one window of Mustela erminea isolate mMusErm1 chromosome 7, mMusErm1.Pri, whole genome shotgun sequence:
- the PTRHD1 gene encoding putative peptidyl-tRNA hydrolase PTRHD1 codes for MHRGAGPAFRWARKMASSGPEPQILVQYLVLRKDLSQAPFSWPAGALVAQACHAATAALHIHRDHPHTAAYLQDLGRMRKVVLEAADERALKDLAETLQQKNVDHMLWLEQPENIATCIALRPYPKEEVNQYLKKYRLFK; via the exons ATGCACCGGGGAGCAGGGCCGGCCTTTCGGTGGGCCAGGAAGATGGCGTCCTCTGGCCCAGAGCCGCAGATCCTAGTCCAATACTTGGTGTTACGAAAGGATCTATCGCAGGCCCCATTCTCCTGGCCGGCGGGCGCACTGGTAGCGCAGGCCTGTCACGCAGCCACCGCGGCCTTGCACATTCACCGCGACCATCCCCACACGGCCGCATACCTCCAGGACCTGGGGCGCATGCGCAAGGTGGTCCTCGAG GCTGCCGATGAACGCGCCCTGAAGGATCTGGCTGAGACCCTACAACAGAAGAACGTTGACCACATGCTGTGGCTAGAACAGCCGGAGAATATCGCCACTTGCATTGCGCTCCGTCCCTACCCCAAGGAAGAAGTGAACCAGTATTTGAAGAAGTACCGATTGTTCAAATGA